The following proteins come from a genomic window of Desulfurellaceae bacterium:
- a CDS encoding Uma2 family endonuclease: MPTKISSTPPAPDERTEPTWEGDLRFPIQAEWSEDDYLKLTDHTRRLLEFRDGHIEVLPMPTDEHQRIVLFLYRTVYAFLATRTDGIVLVAPLRLRLHTGRYREPDLLVLLSSKDKRRGNQFWTGADLVLEVVSPDDPHRDLVRKRQEYAAAGIPEYWIVDPAAERISVLCLQGASYGEHRVFSRGMEATSSLLAGFRVAVTAVLDAE; the protein is encoded by the coding sequence ATGCCGACAAAAATCAGCTCAACGCCACCGGCACCGGATGAGCGAACCGAGCCCACATGGGAAGGAGACTTACGGTTTCCGATTCAGGCTGAGTGGAGCGAGGACGACTATCTGAAGCTCACCGATCACACCCGGCGTCTGCTGGAATTCAGAGACGGACACATCGAGGTACTGCCGATGCCGACGGACGAACATCAGCGGATCGTCCTGTTTCTCTACCGGACTGTGTATGCGTTTCTTGCGACACGGACCGACGGTATCGTCCTCGTTGCGCCCCTCCGTCTGCGTCTGCATACGGGGCGGTATCGCGAACCGGATCTGCTGGTGCTGCTCTCGTCCAAGGATAAGCGCCGCGGCAATCAGTTCTGGACAGGAGCTGACCTTGTCTTGGAAGTGGTCAGTCCCGACGACCCGCACCGGGATCTGGTACGCAAGCGCCAGGAATACGCCGCAGCAGGAATCCCTGAATACTGGATCGTTGACCCGGCAGCCGAGCGGATCAGCGTCCTGTGTCTCCAAGGTGCGAGCTATGGGGAACACCGCGTTTTTTCGCGAGGTATGGAAGCGACCTCCAGCCTGCTTGCGGGGTTCAGAGTAGCGGTTACTGCTGTCTTGGACGCGGAATGA